One Leclercia pneumoniae genomic region harbors:
- a CDS encoding lysophospholipid acyltransferase family protein yields MTRLVAKINWAWRLVMTGFCFTLFGVGGLLLSLVWFNLLLVVQRDRARRRRLARRSIAASFRFFLTVARTLGVLDYRIDNLEALRNERGCLVVANHPTLIDYVILASVMPETDCLVKSALLRNPFVSGVIRAADYLVNSEAETLLSASQQRLNQGDTLLIFPEGTRTRFGEAITLQRGAANIAVRCGSDMRVVLIHCSEHLLDKKSRWYDVPPHKPFFTVDVRERVNAHDFYDAAQQEPALAARQLNRHLQQRLTSGLQSLAGINDASALS; encoded by the coding sequence ATGACCCGGCTGGTGGCAAAAATAAACTGGGCGTGGCGCCTGGTAATGACCGGTTTCTGCTTCACGCTTTTTGGCGTAGGGGGGTTACTGCTGTCGCTGGTGTGGTTCAACCTGCTACTCGTGGTTCAGCGCGATCGCGCCCGTCGTCGCCGTCTGGCGCGCCGCAGCATCGCCGCCAGTTTCCGCTTCTTTTTAACCGTAGCCCGCACCCTTGGCGTGCTGGATTATCGCATCGATAACCTTGAGGCTTTGCGTAATGAGCGTGGCTGCCTGGTCGTGGCTAACCACCCGACGCTGATCGATTACGTTATCCTCGCCTCGGTGATGCCCGAAACGGACTGTCTGGTGAAGAGCGCATTACTGCGCAATCCCTTCGTCAGCGGCGTGATCCGCGCAGCGGATTACCTGGTTAACAGCGAAGCCGAAACACTGTTAAGTGCCAGCCAGCAGCGGCTGAATCAGGGCGATACCCTATTAATCTTCCCGGAAGGCACGCGCACGCGCTTCGGGGAAGCCATCACGCTGCAGCGTGGTGCGGCGAACATCGCCGTACGTTGCGGCAGTGATATGCGGGTGGTGCTTATCCACTGCAGCGAGCATCTGCTCGATAAAAAAAGCCGGTGGTATGACGTACCGCCGCATAAGCCCTTTTTCACGGTTGATGTCCGTGAACGGGTAAACGCCCATGATTTTTACGATGCGGCCCAACAAGAACCGGCGCTGGCGGCACGCCAGTTAAACCGGCATCTGCAGCAACGTTTAACATCAGGTCTTCAATCTTTGGCAGGAATTAATGATGCAAGCGCTCTATCTTGA
- a CDS encoding phosphopantetheine-binding protein: MQALYLEIKNLIISTLNLDELSADDIDTEAALFGDGLGLDSIDALELGLAVKNQYGVVLSAESEEMRQHFFSVATLASFIHAQRA; this comes from the coding sequence ATGCAAGCGCTCTATCTTGAAATTAAAAATCTAATTATCTCCACCCTGAACCTGGATGAACTCTCCGCCGACGATATTGACACCGAGGCGGCCCTGTTCGGTGATGGTCTGGGTCTGGATTCCATCGACGCCCTTGAGCTTGGCCTGGCGGTCAAAAACCAGTACGGCGTGGTGTTATCAGCGGAAAGCGAAGAGATGCGTCAGCACTTCTTCTCCGTTGCCACGCTGGCATCCTTCATTCATGCTCAACGCGCCTGA
- a CDS encoding acyl carrier protein produces MTQQDTIYQEVSALLIKLFEIEPQAITPDARLYEDLELDSIDAVDMIVHLQKKTGKKIKPETFKSVRTVQDVVDAVAQLLHEE; encoded by the coding sequence ATGACTCAACAAGACACGATTTACCAGGAAGTCTCAGCACTTCTGATCAAACTGTTTGAAATTGAACCACAAGCGATCACCCCTGACGCGCGTCTGTATGAAGACCTGGAGCTGGACAGCATCGACGCCGTCGACATGATCGTTCACCTGCAGAAAAAGACCGGTAAAAAAATCAAACCGGAAACCTTCAAATCGGTACGCACCGTTCAGGATGTTGTGGACGCCGTCGCCCAACTGCTGCACGAAGAGTAA
- a CDS encoding acyl-CoA synthetase: protein MNDPLPLSQWLDAPRPENTPIAWLDDRTWTLGELRYDVATLTQQLRQQEGERWALCFENSYLFIVALLAALHAGKTPVIPGHSRVSLLAEQQALFNGVLSDQSLDFAGRLLVVTSSDRSLSDWTPLPAIAEGSYVELFTSGSTGAPRQVIKPVASLDREARMLAARFGERLSGCRVVASVVPQHLYGLTFRIFLPMTLGLPLHAAMLYYAEQLAALPPTHRYIFISSPAFLKRLDTALTPPPVAMVLSAGGVLPWEEVSETHRWLNIWPDEIYGSTETGIIAWRHRDADARPWLPFPGVKLIPEAEACRVTSPLIPEPAGLLLDDILHFDDNGLFRLAGRRGRVVKIEEKRISLNEVEQRLLALEGICEAAALPVSRGGRQGVGVLLVLNDEARQRWQQQGSKTQEFAWRRALLPWLEPVAIPRYWRIIDEMPVNSMNKRVYAQLQELFHENP, encoded by the coding sequence ATGAATGACCCCCTTCCGCTAAGTCAGTGGCTGGATGCCCCACGACCGGAAAATACACCTATTGCCTGGCTGGATGATCGCACCTGGACCCTGGGGGAGCTGCGCTATGACGTTGCGACGTTAACGCAGCAACTGCGCCAGCAGGAAGGTGAGCGCTGGGCGCTCTGCTTTGAAAACAGTTATCTCTTTATCGTCGCGTTACTGGCCGCACTGCACGCGGGTAAAACGCCGGTGATACCGGGGCACAGCCGTGTCTCACTGCTCGCCGAGCAACAGGCGTTGTTCAATGGCGTACTCAGCGATCAGAGCCTCGATTTCGCGGGTCGCCTGCTGGTCGTGACCTCGTCCGACCGCAGCCTGTCCGACTGGACACCGCTACCCGCCATTGCTGAGGGTAGCTACGTCGAGCTGTTCACATCCGGCTCTACCGGCGCGCCGCGTCAGGTTATTAAGCCCGTAGCAAGCCTCGATCGGGAGGCCAGAATGCTCGCCGCCCGTTTCGGCGAAAGGCTCAGCGGCTGTCGCGTGGTGGCATCCGTGGTGCCACAGCATCTGTATGGTCTGACGTTCCGTATCTTCTTGCCGATGACGCTGGGGCTGCCGCTGCATGCCGCCATGCTCTACTACGCAGAACAACTGGCTGCACTGCCTCCTACTCATCGCTATATCTTTATCAGTAGCCCTGCCTTCCTGAAACGGCTGGACACGGCGCTGACGCCGCCGCCGGTCGCGATGGTTCTCTCAGCGGGCGGCGTGCTGCCGTGGGAAGAGGTGAGTGAAACCCACCGCTGGCTGAACATCTGGCCTGACGAAATCTATGGCAGTACCGAAACCGGCATCATCGCCTGGCGCCATCGCGATGCCGACGCGCGCCCCTGGCTGCCCTTCCCGGGGGTGAAACTTATTCCGGAAGCGGAGGCGTGTCGCGTCACCTCGCCGTTAATTCCCGAGCCGGCGGGCCTGCTGCTGGATGACATTCTTCACTTTGACGATAACGGCCTGTTCCGTCTGGCGGGACGCCGTGGTCGGGTGGTCAAAATCGAAGAGAAACGCATCTCGCTGAATGAGGTCGAGCAGCGTCTGCTGGCACTGGAAGGTATCTGCGAAGCGGCCGCGTTGCCGGTCTCTCGCGGCGGACGCCAGGGCGTTGGGGTACTGCTGGTTCTTAACGACGAGGCTCGCCAGCGCTGGCAACAGCAGGGCAGCAAGACGCAGGAGTTTGCCTGGCGTCGGGCGCTATTGCCGTGGCTGGAACCTGTCGCCATCCCCCGCTACTGGCGCATCATCGATGAAATGCCCGTTAACAGCATGAACAAGCGTGTCTACGCGCAGTTACAGGAGTTATTTCATGAAAATCCATGA
- a CDS encoding hydroxymyristoyl-ACP dehydratase, translating to MKIHEIERRQAQPQHLEIVLHLDPSLFWFQGHFAVQPLLPGVAQLDWVMHYAITLLAPDYRFHSIQNVKFQAPLLPETTVTLILDWNSERQMLSFSYQRHDGEARHTASSGKIRLCR from the coding sequence ATGAAAATCCATGAAATCGAGCGCCGCCAGGCACAGCCACAACATCTTGAGATTGTCCTGCACCTTGACCCGAGCCTGTTCTGGTTTCAGGGCCATTTTGCCGTGCAGCCGCTGCTGCCCGGCGTGGCCCAGCTCGACTGGGTGATGCACTACGCCATCACGCTGCTGGCGCCTGACTATCGTTTTCACAGTATTCAGAATGTCAAATTCCAGGCGCCGCTGCTGCCTGAAACCACCGTGACGCTCATCCTCGACTGGAACAGCGAGCGTCAGATGCTGAGCTTCAGCTACCAGCGCCACGACGGCGAAGCGCGCCACACCGCCAGCAGCGGGAAGATCCGTTTATGTCGGTAA
- a CDS encoding glycosyltransferase family 2 protein, translating into MSVTFRPCVLIPCYNHGAMMAKVLARLAPNGLPCFVVDDGSEESTRQTLEALAAQNSHVTLIRLPENAGKGAAVIHGLEACSRAGFTHAVQVDADGQHAIEDIPALLALAARHPTALISGQPIYDESIPRSRLYGRWITHVWVWIETLSLQLKDSMCGFRVYPVAPTLQLAERVTLGKRMDFDTEVMVRLYWQGNTSYFLPTRVTYPHDGISHFDALKDNVRISLMHTRLFFGMLPRIPSLLFRRRDAHWAQQEEVKGLWGMRLMLRVWQLLGRTAFTALLWPVIAVYWLTARPARQASQAWIRRVEQQLAVRHLPKPARLNSFFHFMRFGNAMLDKVASWRGELTLQKDVVFAPGAREALNMDAPEGKLLLASHLGDVEACRAMAQMEGSKTINALVFSDNAQRFKQIMAEMAPQAGLNLMPVTDIGPETAIALKEKLERGEWVAIVGDRIAVNPQRGGDWRVVWSQFMGQPAPFPQGPFILASILRCPVVLIYALRQHDKLHIHCEPFADPLILPRGERQQALQQTVDRYAQRLEHYALQSPLDWFNFFDFWHLPDAKEKE; encoded by the coding sequence ATGTCGGTAACCTTTCGTCCCTGTGTGCTGATCCCCTGCTATAACCACGGCGCGATGATGGCGAAGGTGCTGGCGCGCCTTGCACCCAACGGCCTGCCCTGCTTTGTGGTCGATGACGGCAGTGAGGAGAGTACCCGGCAGACGCTTGAAGCGCTGGCGGCGCAAAATAGCCATGTCACGCTGATTCGGCTGCCGGAGAACGCCGGCAAAGGCGCGGCGGTGATCCACGGGCTGGAAGCCTGCTCTCGTGCCGGGTTTACCCATGCAGTCCAGGTGGATGCCGACGGGCAGCATGCCATTGAAGATATTCCGGCGCTGCTGGCACTGGCAGCGCGTCACCCAACGGCGCTTATCTCCGGACAGCCCATCTATGACGAGTCGATTCCCCGATCGCGCCTGTATGGCCGCTGGATCACCCACGTCTGGGTCTGGATTGAAACGCTCTCTTTACAGCTAAAAGACAGCATGTGCGGGTTTCGCGTCTACCCGGTGGCTCCGACCCTGCAGCTGGCAGAGCGGGTTACGCTCGGCAAACGGATGGATTTTGATACCGAAGTGATGGTGCGCCTCTACTGGCAGGGGAATACCAGCTATTTCCTGCCGACCCGGGTGACCTATCCGCACGACGGTATCTCCCACTTCGATGCCCTGAAAGATAACGTCCGCATCTCGCTGATGCACACCCGGCTGTTTTTCGGCATGCTGCCGCGCATCCCCTCTCTGCTGTTCCGTCGGCGCGACGCGCACTGGGCGCAGCAGGAGGAGGTTAAAGGGCTGTGGGGCATGCGCCTGATGCTGCGCGTCTGGCAACTGCTGGGACGTACGGCCTTTACCGCCCTGCTGTGGCCGGTGATTGCCGTCTACTGGCTTACCGCCCGGCCAGCCCGACAGGCCTCGCAGGCGTGGATCCGCCGCGTAGAGCAGCAGCTGGCCGTACGTCATTTGCCAAAACCCGCCCGCCTGAACAGCTTTTTCCACTTTATGCGTTTCGGTAACGCCATGCTGGATAAAGTCGCCAGCTGGCGCGGTGAATTGACCTTACAAAAGGATGTGGTTTTCGCCCCCGGCGCGCGTGAAGCGCTGAACATGGATGCCCCGGAAGGCAAACTCCTGCTGGCATCCCATCTGGGTGATGTGGAAGCCTGCCGCGCGATGGCGCAGATGGAGGGCAGCAAAACCATTAACGCGCTGGTATTCAGCGACAATGCTCAGCGTTTTAAACAGATTATGGCGGAGATGGCGCCACAGGCCGGGCTAAACCTGATGCCGGTAACGGATATCGGGCCGGAAACCGCCATTGCCCTTAAAGAGAAGCTAGAACGCGGCGAATGGGTGGCGATCGTCGGCGATCGTATTGCGGTCAATCCCCAGCGCGGCGGCGACTGGCGCGTCGTCTGGAGCCAGTTTATGGGCCAGCCCGCGCCGTTTCCACAGGGACCCTTTATTCTCGCCTCGATCCTGCGTTGCCCGGTGGTGCTGATCTACGCCTTACGCCAGCACGACAAATTGCATATCCACTGTGAGCCGTTCGCCGATCCGTTGATTCTCCCCCGCGGAGAGCGCCAGCAGGCATTGCAGCAGACGGTCGATCGCTATGCGCAACGCCTTGAGCATTACGCGCTGCAATCACCGCTCGACTGGTTTAATTTTTTCGATTTCTGGCATCTGCCGGATGCCAAAGAGAAGGAGTAA
- a CDS encoding acyl-CoA thioesterase: MLTDPRFTAEVEITIPFHDVDMMGVVWHGNYFRYFEIAREALLNQFDYGYRQMKASGYVWPVVDTRVKYRDAVTFEQRIRVRAQIEEFENRLRIAYQIFDAQTGKRTTTGYTIQVAVEEASREMCFVSPAILFERMGVTP, encoded by the coding sequence GTGCTGACCGATCCCCGCTTTACCGCTGAAGTAGAGATAACCATACCGTTTCACGATGTCGATATGATGGGCGTGGTCTGGCATGGCAACTATTTTCGCTATTTTGAGATTGCCCGCGAAGCGCTACTGAATCAGTTCGATTACGGCTATCGCCAGATGAAAGCCTCCGGCTATGTCTGGCCGGTGGTGGACACCCGGGTGAAATACCGCGATGCCGTTACCTTCGAGCAGCGGATTCGCGTGCGTGCCCAGATTGAAGAGTTTGAGAACCGTCTGCGCATCGCCTATCAGATTTTTGACGCGCAAACCGGCAAACGGACCACCACCGGCTACACCATTCAGGTGGCGGTAGAAGAGGCGAGCCGCGAAATGTGCTTCGTCAGCCCGGCCATTTTATTTGAACGTATGGGAGTCACGCCATGA
- a CDS encoding LolA family protein, with the protein MKWLPLLALLVSPLVSAVTLDELQQRFTEQPVVRAHFDQTRTIKDLPQPLRSQGEMLIARDHGLLWDQKTPFPMMLLLDDKRMVQVINGQPPQTVTAENNPQMFQFNHLLRALFQADRKVLEENFRIAFNDLGNGRWSLVLTPTTTPLDKIFSTLDLGGATFLESIRLNDKQGDRTDITLSQHQLTPASLTDDERQRFAAP; encoded by the coding sequence ATGAAGTGGTTACCGCTGCTTGCCCTGCTGGTCAGTCCCCTCGTCAGTGCCGTTACGCTGGACGAACTGCAGCAGCGCTTTACCGAACAACCGGTGGTGCGCGCGCACTTCGATCAGACCCGCACCATCAAGGATCTGCCCCAGCCGCTGCGTTCGCAGGGGGAGATGCTGATCGCCCGCGATCACGGCCTGCTCTGGGATCAAAAAACCCCCTTCCCGATGATGCTTTTGCTGGACGACAAACGAATGGTGCAGGTAATTAACGGCCAGCCGCCGCAGACCGTCACTGCTGAAAATAACCCGCAGATGTTCCAGTTTAACCACCTGCTGCGCGCCCTGTTCCAGGCGGACCGCAAGGTACTGGAAGAGAACTTCCGCATCGCTTTCAACGATCTCGGCAACGGGCGCTGGTCGCTGGTGTTAACCCCAACGACGACCCCGCTGGACAAAATTTTCAGCACGCTGGATCTGGGCGGTGCCACCTTTCTGGAGTCGATTCGTCTGAACGATAAGCAGGGCGATCGTACCGATATCACCCTTTCTCAACATCAACTGACGCCTGCCAGCCTGACCGATGACGAACGCCAACGCTTTGCCGCACCGTAA
- a CDS encoding MMPL family transporter — translation MTNANALPHRKSLRPALAWAALCLVLLVMLLSLLPGARLNSSVLAMLPKQTLGAIPPALNDGFMQRLDRQLVWLVSPGKQPDPRAAQQWLNLLQRSSALNEVKGPMDAAGQKAWGAFFWQHRNGLIDSTTRARLQNGGEAQAQWILSQLYSAFSGVSGKELQNDPLMLMRGSQLALAQNSQKLRLMDGWLVTKDAAGNYWYLLHGELAGSSFDMQQTHQLVTTLHDLEEKLKGQYPQAQLLSRGAVFYSDYASQQAKRDVSTLGVATLLGVILLIVAVFRSLRPLLLCLLSIGIGALAGTVITLLLFGELHLMTLVMSMSIIGISADYTLYYLTERMVHGEHDSPWQSLAKVRNALLLALLTTVAAYLIMMLAPFPAIRQMAVFAAVGLSASCLTVIFWHPWLCRGLPVRPVPAMVLMLRWLAAWRRNKKLSVGLPVALALVSVVGIATLHVDDDISQLQALPQPILAQEKSITALTGQSVDQKWFVVHGATAQQTLERLEAFTPALAAAKTAGEISGYRTLPLNSLARQKRDLALLHQAAPAVTNVLNGAGLATVSPDLSAMPVRVVEWLNSPASEGWRLLWLTLPNGESGVLVPVDGVKESAALDQLASQHPGVVWVDRKASFDTLFALYRAVLTGLLLVALGVIVCGAMLRLGWRKGLISLVPSLLSLGCGLAALSATGHPVNLFSLLALVLVLGIGVNYTLFFSNPRGTPLTSMLAIVLAMMTTLLTLGMLVFSATQAISSFGIVLVSGIFTAFLLAPLAMPTKKERKR, via the coding sequence ATGACGAACGCCAACGCTTTGCCGCACCGTAAATCCCTGCGCCCGGCGCTGGCCTGGGCCGCACTCTGCCTGGTGCTGCTGGTCATGCTGTTGTCGCTGCTGCCCGGCGCGCGGCTCAACAGCAGCGTGCTGGCGATGCTGCCCAAACAGACGCTGGGGGCGATCCCGCCGGCGCTGAATGACGGCTTCATGCAGCGCCTCGACCGCCAACTGGTGTGGCTGGTCAGCCCCGGCAAACAGCCCGATCCCAGGGCTGCACAGCAGTGGCTGAACCTGCTGCAGCGGTCATCGGCGCTGAACGAGGTAAAAGGACCCATGGACGCCGCCGGGCAGAAAGCCTGGGGGGCATTTTTCTGGCAGCACCGTAATGGGCTGATAGACAGCACCACCCGCGCCCGCCTGCAAAACGGCGGCGAGGCCCAGGCGCAGTGGATCCTCTCTCAGCTCTACTCAGCCTTTTCCGGCGTGAGCGGTAAAGAGCTGCAAAACGATCCGCTGATGCTGATGCGCGGCTCCCAGCTTGCGCTGGCGCAAAACAGCCAGAAGCTGCGCCTGATGGACGGCTGGCTAGTGACCAAAGACGCCGCCGGTAATTACTGGTATCTGCTGCATGGCGAGCTGGCCGGTTCGTCGTTTGATATGCAGCAGACCCACCAGCTAGTCACCACCCTGCATGACCTGGAAGAGAAGCTGAAAGGCCAGTATCCGCAGGCACAGTTACTCTCGCGCGGCGCGGTCTTTTACAGCGACTATGCCAGCCAGCAGGCCAAACGTGATGTCTCTACGCTCGGCGTGGCTACCCTCCTTGGGGTGATTCTGCTGATTGTGGCGGTGTTTCGCTCTCTGCGTCCGCTCTTGCTGTGCCTGCTCTCCATTGGCATCGGCGCGCTGGCAGGAACAGTGATCACGCTACTGCTCTTTGGCGAGCTGCATCTGATGACGCTGGTCATGAGTATGAGCATTATTGGTATCTCGGCGGATTACACCCTCTACTATCTGACCGAGCGGATGGTACACGGCGAGCATGACTCCCCCTGGCAGAGCCTGGCAAAAGTGCGTAACGCGCTGTTACTGGCGCTGCTGACCACCGTGGCGGCTTACCTGATCATGATGTTGGCCCCCTTCCCGGCCATTCGCCAGATGGCGGTGTTTGCCGCCGTGGGGCTGAGCGCCTCCTGCCTGACGGTGATTTTCTGGCATCCGTGGCTTTGCCGCGGCCTGCCGGTACGTCCGGTTCCGGCGATGGTGTTGATGCTGCGCTGGCTGGCCGCGTGGCGCCGCAATAAAAAACTCTCCGTAGGGCTGCCGGTCGCGCTGGCGCTGGTCTCCGTCGTCGGTATAGCGACGCTTCACGTGGATGACGACATCTCCCAGCTGCAGGCGTTGCCACAGCCGATTCTGGCGCAGGAGAAAAGCATCACCGCGTTGACCGGTCAGAGCGTGGATCAGAAATGGTTTGTGGTGCATGGCGCCACTGCACAGCAGACGCTGGAGCGTCTGGAAGCTTTTACGCCGGCGCTTGCGGCAGCGAAGACGGCGGGTGAGATTTCAGGCTACCGCACCCTTCCCCTCAACTCGCTGGCGCGACAGAAACGCGATCTCGCGCTGTTGCATCAGGCCGCCCCGGCTGTCACCAACGTGCTGAATGGGGCGGGGCTGGCCACGGTTAGCCCGGATTTGAGCGCCATGCCCGTGCGGGTGGTCGAGTGGCTTAACAGCCCGGCCAGCGAAGGCTGGCGCTTACTGTGGCTGACGCTGCCCAACGGTGAAAGCGGAGTGCTGGTGCCGGTGGATGGTGTGAAAGAGAGCGCCGCGCTGGACCAGCTCGCCAGCCAACATCCGGGCGTGGTGTGGGTCGACAGAAAAGCCAGTTTCGACACGCTTTTTGCGCTCTATCGCGCCGTGTTAACCGGGCTGCTGTTGGTGGCGCTGGGGGTGATTGTCTGCGGCGCGATGCTGCGTCTTGGCTGGCGTAAGGGATTGATAAGCCTGGTGCCGTCGCTACTCTCGCTCGGCTGCGGCCTGGCGGCGCTTTCCGCGACGGGCCACCCGGTGAACCTCTTCTCGTTACTGGCGCTGGTGCTGGTGCTGGGAATCGGGGTTAACTACACCCTTTTCTTCAGTAATCCGCGCGGCACGCCGCTGACCTCCATGCTGGCGATTGTGCTGGCGATGATGACGACATTACTTACCCTCGGGATGCTGGTCTTTAGCGCCACGCAGGCGATCAGCAGCTTTGGCATTGTGCTGGTGAGCGGGATCTTTACCGCCTTCCTGCTTGCCCCGCTGGCGATGCCAACGAAAAAAGAGAGAAAACGATGA
- a CDS encoding DUF3261 domain-containing protein: MITWLFRAAALAAALMLAGCSHSTDSAGGSRPQAWLQPGTKVTLPAPGITPAVSAQQLLTGTFNGQSQSLLVMLNADAHKVTLAGLSSVGIRLFLATYDENGIHTEQSIVVPQLPPASQVLADVMLSHWPLSAWQPQLPKGWTLQDKGDRRELRNASGKLVTEIVYLQRKGKREPISIEQHVFKYHITIQYLGD, encoded by the coding sequence ATGATAACCTGGTTATTCCGCGCCGCCGCACTGGCCGCCGCGCTGATGCTGGCGGGCTGTAGCCACTCCACAGACTCTGCCGGGGGTTCGCGCCCGCAGGCCTGGCTGCAACCCGGCACCAAAGTCACGCTGCCCGCGCCGGGCATTACACCTGCGGTAAGCGCCCAACAGCTGCTAACCGGTACGTTCAACGGCCAGAGCCAGTCGTTGCTGGTGATGCTAAACGCCGATGCCCATAAGGTTACCCTCGCCGGGCTTTCGTCGGTAGGTATTCGTCTGTTTCTCGCCACCTATGACGAAAACGGGATCCACACTGAGCAGTCCATCGTGGTGCCACAGTTACCGCCCGCCAGCCAGGTGCTGGCCGACGTGATGCTCAGCCACTGGCCGCTCAGCGCCTGGCAGCCACAATTGCCAAAGGGCTGGACGCTACAGGACAAAGGCGATCGCCGTGAGCTGCGCAATGCCAGCGGTAAGCTGGTGACGGAGATTGTCTACCTGCAACGTAAAGGTAAGCGCGAGCCAATCAGCATTGAGCAACACGTGTTCAAATACCACATCACCATTCAATATCTGGGTGACTGA
- a CDS encoding beta-ketoacyl-[acyl-carrier-protein] synthase family protein, translating into MIYISAVGMVNALGNNPDEIAANLIRGIAPGMHTRAGWLQGQDAILGGVEGELPPIPDDFAPHRTRNNQLLLAALAQIQPAVDDAIARVGRDRVAVILGTSTSGLDEGDEHVRLSLNGEASLRWQYSQQELGDPSRFLANWLALEGPAYTLSTACSSSARAIISGRRLIESGLVDVAIVGGADTLSRMPVNGFNSLESFSPTLCEPFGRDRHGITIGEAAGLMVLTREPQPVALLGTGESSDAYHISAPHPQGEGAIRAIQQALNDAGLTTADVGYINLHGTATPLNDQIESQVVHDLFSDSVPCSSTKHLTGHTLGAAGITEAALTWLILTRDLPLPAQDFSRYAPDPTLPACGLLHYAVALEKPVILSNSFAFGGNNASILLGRVS; encoded by the coding sequence ATGATCTACATATCTGCCGTTGGCATGGTCAACGCGCTGGGTAATAACCCCGACGAGATTGCGGCTAACCTGATCCGCGGCATCGCTCCCGGCATGCACACCCGCGCAGGATGGCTTCAGGGGCAGGATGCCATACTGGGCGGCGTGGAGGGCGAATTGCCCCCCATACCGGACGACTTTGCGCCGCACCGCACCCGTAATAATCAACTACTGCTGGCGGCGCTGGCGCAAATCCAGCCTGCCGTCGACGATGCTATTGCCCGCGTTGGTCGTGACCGCGTGGCGGTGATCCTCGGCACCAGCACATCCGGGCTGGACGAGGGCGATGAGCATGTGCGTCTGTCACTCAACGGTGAGGCCAGCCTTCGCTGGCAGTACTCGCAGCAGGAGTTGGGCGATCCTTCCCGCTTTCTCGCGAACTGGCTGGCGCTGGAAGGGCCCGCCTATACCCTCTCTACGGCCTGCTCCTCCAGCGCCAGAGCTATCATCAGCGGGCGTCGCCTGATCGAGTCCGGGCTGGTGGATGTCGCCATTGTCGGCGGGGCCGATACGCTAAGCCGCATGCCGGTGAATGGTTTTAACAGCCTGGAGTCGTTCTCGCCCACGCTGTGCGAGCCTTTTGGTCGCGATCGCCACGGCATCACCATTGGCGAAGCGGCTGGCCTGATGGTGCTCACCCGCGAGCCGCAGCCGGTGGCCCTGCTCGGGACGGGTGAATCGAGCGACGCGTACCATATTTCTGCGCCGCATCCGCAGGGCGAAGGCGCTATTCGCGCCATTCAGCAGGCGCTGAACGATGCCGGACTGACGACTGCAGACGTGGGCTACATCAACCTTCACGGTACCGCCACGCCGCTCAACGATCAGATTGAGTCGCAGGTGGTCCATGATCTCTTTTCCGACAGCGTGCCCTGCAGCTCAACGAAACATCTGACCGGGCACACCCTGGGCGCGGCGGGCATTACCGAAGCCGCCCTCACCTGGCTGATCCTTACCCGCGACCTGCCGCTGCCGGCGCAAGACTTTAGCCGCTACGCCCCCGATCCCACCTTACCGGCGTGCGGCCTGCTGCACTATGCGGTCGCGCTCGAGAAACCGGTGATTTTGTCCAACTCGTTCGCCTTTGGCGGCAACAATGCCAGCATCCTGCTGGGGAGAGTGTCATGA
- a CDS encoding 3-hydroxy-fatty acyl-ACP dehydratase: MSYLLPVDYLPHDAPMLLLETVEQVTDESAVCRVTVNHTGVLAPFLNADGALPGWYALELMAQTVGVWSGWHRQQQGQSTISLGMVLGARELVCAAGLFAAGQELAVTVKLLMQDERFGSFECTITAGEALLATGRVNTFQPTQEELTSLFSQGART; this comes from the coding sequence ATGAGTTATCTATTGCCGGTGGACTATCTGCCGCACGACGCGCCCATGCTGCTGCTTGAAACGGTGGAACAGGTCACCGACGAGTCTGCCGTCTGCCGCGTCACGGTAAATCACACAGGGGTACTGGCCCCGTTTCTTAATGCCGATGGTGCCTTACCGGGCTGGTATGCCCTGGAGCTAATGGCGCAGACCGTTGGCGTCTGGTCCGGCTGGCATCGTCAGCAGCAGGGGCAAAGCACCATTTCGCTCGGTATGGTACTGGGCGCCCGTGAGCTGGTGTGCGCCGCGGGCCTGTTTGCCGCCGGTCAAGAGCTGGCTGTCACGGTCAAACTGCTGATGCAGGATGAGCGGTTCGGCAGTTTTGAATGCACCATCACTGCGGGCGAGGCGTTGCTGGCCACGGGCCGGGTCAATACCTTTCAGCCTACACAGGAAGAGTTAACATCACTATTCAGTCAGGGAGCACGCACATGA